In the Anguilla anguilla isolate fAngAng1 chromosome 7, fAngAng1.pri, whole genome shotgun sequence genome, one interval contains:
- the LOC118231309 gene encoding dynactin subunit 6-like, producing the protein MADVGTKQMSQKSAKIAAGAVVCVESEIRGDVTIGPRTVVHPKARIIAEAGPIVIGEGNLIEEQALIFNSHPENILPDTEGVEPKTMTIGTNNVFEVGCVSQALKIGDNNVIESKADLGRNVILTSGCIIGACCQVNTCEVIPENTVIYGSGCMRRVQTERPQPQTLQLDFLMKILPNYHHLKKTIKGSSTPAKN; encoded by the exons ATGGCAGATGTCGGTACTAAACAAATGTCTCAAAAAAG TGCAAAAATTGCAGCCGGAGCAGTGGTGTGTGTTGAAAGTGAAATACGGGGAGACGTTACCATAG GTCCACGAACAGTGGTCCATCCGAAGGCTCGGATTATAGCCGAGGCGGGGCCCATTGTGATCGGAGAGGGCAACCTCATCGAGGAGCAGGCCCTTATCTTCAACAG TCACCCTGAAAACATCCTACCTGACACAGAAGGAGTAGAGCCCAAGACCATGACAATCGGAACCAATaatgtttttgaagttgggTGCG TGTCCCAGGCCTTGAAAATTGGGGATAACAACGTCATTGAATCCAAAG CTGACCTAGGCCGCAACGTCATTCTCACCAGCGGCTGCATCATCGGAGCCTGTTGCCAGGTGAACACGTGTGAGGTCATCCCCGAGAACACGGTCATCTACGGTTCGGGGTGCATGCGCCGGGTCCAGACGGAGAGGCCGCAG CCACAGACACTCCAGCTAGATTTCCTAATGAAGATTCTGCCCAATTACCATCATCTAAAGAAGACTATCAAAGGAAGCTCCACACCTGCCAAAAACTGA